One Nitrospinota bacterium DNA window includes the following coding sequences:
- a CDS encoding lysophospholipid acyltransferase family protein: protein MFLYYTVILIIVIFTIVFGTLSVISSLFDKTGKIQHLISTYWGKFILKFTGIKVEVKGLENLNSLGTFVLMPNHQSLYDIPILLSSIPFQFSFLAKESLFRIPILGWHLSTARHIRIDRSNTRDGVRSLLEGVKKIKEGISLLIFPEGTRSIDNRIGSFKIGGFVMAIKAGIPIVPITINGTGKIIKKGEKRFSPARVTFIIDSPIETKNYTLEDKNALAEKVRQRILDNWNPDLNS, encoded by the coding sequence ATGTTTTTGTATTATACGGTTATTTTGATAATTGTTATATTCACGATTGTCTTTGGGACTCTTTCAGTTATATCATCATTATTTGATAAAACTGGAAAGATTCAGCATCTTATATCAACCTACTGGGGAAAGTTTATACTAAAATTTACAGGTATTAAGGTAGAAGTAAAAGGTCTGGAGAATCTGAATTCTCTTGGTACATTTGTATTAATGCCAAATCACCAAAGTCTTTATGATATTCCCATCTTATTATCCTCTATACCTTTTCAATTTAGCTTTTTAGCAAAAGAGTCTCTGTTTAGAATTCCTATACTTGGCTGGCATCTATCCACAGCGAGACATATTCGTATTGATAGAAGCAATACCAGAGATGGGGTGCGAAGCTTATTAGAGGGTGTAAAAAAAATAAAGGAAGGAATATCCCTATTAATATTTCCAGAAGGAACAAGAAGTATTGATAATAGAATTGGTTCTTTTAAAATAGGCGGTTTTGTAATGGCTATTAAGGCAGGCATTCCTATTGTTCCAATAACGATTAATGGAACTGGAAAGATTATCAAAAAAGGGGAAAAAAGATTTAGTCCAGCGAGAGTTACTTTTATCATAGATTCTCCAATAGAAACCAAGAACTATACCTTAGAGGATAAGAATGCCCTCGCAGAAAAGGTAAGACAAAGAATATTAGATAACTGGAATCCTGATCTAAATTCATAA
- a CDS encoding AsmA family protein: MKEKGKVRLLKRFLIISLIILIIAGIVFFPKLIPTKWINNLVVSGLNQIFPQQFSLGNISITRLGHIRIDDVLIRETKEPLSEEIVSIKMFDINVRLIPLFKRQLSVEDLTIIEPKINIRRDTEKEFNFHSLFKKPFIFFVSKISLENGSLEYRDLTSGNSFELRKINIQAKSDDINSPINYKVKFEIIDKDKPARIKSKGSISLFKNGKYDPKNIVAKSKISFEGLDVFKNLDEDWLKTPFILNLKNVKGSLDINIDGQENIRSFGNIVIKNLDFKRPGVSEEAKSLNGLTLDYDSSYNVSLDKINLNRLIAKSGLSNLKLSGSLENISVRPFLNMRLDIEYFINELEKGSSRFNYSGKTSTNIKLNGSTDNLLIEGTTDLSDVEFSYLNSSIKEKGEIVNINCRLRTKEKDLFIENIALSSDSLNAQVSGIIKDFKRDQQIDIKMLLGGDSSKFFEKIRERFDKINVSGPIKNNLSFTGNMKNLTIKGSTDLNEFMVLYNENLIKASDEKAGLSYDIQLVDNIFSINKINLLSSHHKVELLGKIAFVEGLSRFDIRCSSTLNISDFQKILPLPKDLLITGVNKTEMHVKGIRKKYTLIGSMDLTNNEIAYKERFVKPLGVRNHISFNLRIGKDIGLNSLKIALDTSSLRIKGSTSKDFQYLDLNVAGKCKDLKPLDRFYSGFKETSFEGEIRFFSDIQGKAKMPKLKGSITFDNAVLKSQGKHELNIAVDGTIGFTPDVIITQNLRLLLNESELNFSTQINDYSLKPKVRFELEGGNIKLNDLSPFMLVKEMWLPISKSQVEDSNQNSDFLLNTDVYGKLSIKNLHANRYELNNLMGKMNLKNGVFNFEELRFGMNNGSVLIFSFIDFNKEKPEFKLKLDIEDVQANENLKPIIDYFLPPLHILNKVDFKANFKGHGDNKEEIIKSLYGNAKMLVDEGYIRGESAPAYVTVVFPFLQTTSYDFKTGEIVAKIKDGKSNLDMKFKGGRFDFYIIGSEDNLKNEIDFTFGVDLASGPLGIIKKTIPSAITKYVKVDIARIKGKTGNPKVYFFRPKIF, translated from the coding sequence TTGAAAGAAAAAGGTAAGGTTCGTCTATTAAAGAGATTTCTCATCATATCTTTAATAATACTCATAATTGCAGGAATTGTATTCTTTCCGAAGCTCATTCCAACCAAATGGATCAATAATTTAGTCGTCAGTGGATTAAATCAAATATTTCCACAACAGTTTAGCCTAGGTAACATTTCTATAACAAGATTGGGACATATAAGAATAGATGATGTCTTGATAAGAGAAACAAAAGAACCTCTTTCAGAAGAAATTGTCAGTATCAAGATGTTTGATATCAATGTAAGATTAATCCCTTTATTCAAAAGGCAACTTTCAGTAGAAGATTTAACCATCATCGAACCAAAGATTAACATCAGAAGAGATACTGAAAAAGAATTTAATTTTCATTCATTGTTTAAAAAACCCTTTATCTTTTTTGTTTCTAAAATCTCTTTAGAAAATGGATCTTTAGAATACAGAGATTTAACCTCTGGAAATAGCTTTGAGCTGAGAAAAATAAATATTCAAGCAAAAAGTGATGATATTAATAGCCCTATCAACTATAAAGTCAAATTTGAAATAATCGATAAAGATAAGCCCGCGAGAATTAAAAGCAAAGGTTCAATATCTCTCTTCAAAAATGGAAAATATGATCCAAAAAATATTGTGGCTAAGTCTAAAATCTCTTTTGAAGGGCTAGATGTTTTTAAAAACTTAGACGAGGATTGGTTAAAAACACCCTTTATACTTAATCTCAAAAATGTCAAAGGAAGTTTAGATATAAATATTGATGGCCAAGAAAATATCAGAAGTTTTGGGAATATCGTTATAAAAAATTTGGATTTTAAGAGACCAGGAGTAAGTGAAGAGGCTAAATCATTAAACGGATTAACACTAGATTATGATTCGTCTTACAATGTTTCATTAGATAAGATCAATCTGAACAGACTTATCGCAAAATCAGGACTTTCAAATTTAAAACTATCTGGGTCTTTGGAGAATATCTCTGTAAGGCCTTTTTTAAATATGAGGCTGGACATTGAATATTTTATTAATGAATTAGAGAAAGGTTCATCGCGATTTAATTACAGTGGTAAGACCTCAACAAATATTAAACTCAATGGAAGTACAGATAATCTTTTGATAGAAGGAACTACCGATCTGTCCGATGTAGAATTCTCATATCTCAATTCTTCTATCAAAGAAAAAGGCGAGATAGTCAATATTAATTGCAGATTAAGAACAAAAGAAAAGGATCTCTTTATAGAAAATATCGCTTTATCTTCTGACTCTCTGAATGCACAGGTTTCAGGGATTATCAAAGATTTTAAAAGAGATCAACAAATTGATATTAAAATGTTACTGGGGGGCGATAGCTCAAAATTTTTCGAGAAAATAAGGGAGAGATTTGATAAAATTAATGTTTCAGGTCCTATAAAAAATAATCTTTCCTTTACTGGCAACATGAAAAACTTAACAATAAAGGGAAGTACAGACCTGAATGAATTCATGGTGTTATATAATGAAAATCTCATAAAGGCTTCTGACGAAAAAGCTGGATTGAGCTATGATATTCAGCTTGTTGATAATATTTTTTCTATAAACAAAATAAACCTCTTATCTTCTCATCATAAAGTAGAACTATTAGGTAAGATAGCCTTTGTTGAGGGACTATCAAGGTTTGATATCAGGTGTAGTTCAACTCTCAATATCTCTGACTTCCAGAAGATACTGCCTCTGCCTAAGGATCTGTTAATAACCGGTGTTAATAAAACAGAAATGCATGTAAAGGGTATAAGAAAAAAATATACCCTTATCGGATCGATGGATCTAACCAATAATGAGATTGCATATAAGGAACGCTTTGTAAAACCGTTAGGTGTTCGTAACCATATATCTTTTAATCTAAGGATTGGAAAGGACATTGGTCTTAATTCTCTAAAGATTGCACTTGACACATCGAGTCTTCGCATAAAAGGTTCGACATCAAAAGATTTTCAATATCTTGACTTAAATGTCGCAGGCAAATGTAAAGATTTGAAGCCATTGGATAGGTTCTACAGTGGTTTTAAAGAGACCTCATTTGAAGGGGAAATAAGGTTTTTTAGCGATATTCAAGGAAAAGCTAAAATGCCTAAATTAAAAGGGAGTATTACATTTGATAATGCAGTCTTAAAGTCTCAGGGGAAACATGAATTAAATATAGCGGTTGATGGAACAATAGGTTTTACCCCAGATGTCATCATAACTCAAAATTTGCGTCTTTTGCTAAACGAGAGTGAACTTAACTTCTCAACTCAGATTAATGATTACTCACTAAAGCCCAAGGTAAGATTTGAATTAGAGGGAGGCAACATAAAATTAAACGATCTGAGTCCTTTTATGCTTGTAAAAGAAATGTGGTTGCCTATCTCAAAATCCCAAGTTGAAGATTCCAATCAGAATTCTGATTTTCTATTAAATACGGATGTCTATGGAAAACTAAGTATCAAGAATCTTCATGCGAATAGATATGAACTCAACAACCTAATGGGAAAGATGAATCTAAAAAATGGGGTTTTTAACTTTGAGGAGCTGAGGTTTGGGATGAACAATGGTTCTGTCCTTATTTTTTCATTCATAGACTTTAATAAAGAGAAGCCTGAGTTTAAACTAAAACTGGATATTGAAGACGTTCAGGCAAATGAAAATCTAAAACCGATTATCGACTATTTCTTGCCCCCTCTTCATATATTAAATAAGGTAGATTTTAAAGCTAATTTTAAAGGGCATGGCGATAATAAAGAGGAGATCATAAAATCACTTTATGGCAATGCCAAAATGTTAGTAGATGAGGGATACATAAGGGGAGAGTCTGCACCGGCTTATGTAACGGTTGTCTTTCCCTTTCTCCAAACAACAAGCTATGATTTTAAGACGGGAGAGATAGTAGCAAAAATCAAAGATGGAAAGAGCAATCTAGATATGAAGTTCAAAGGTGGCAGATTTGATTTCTATATCATCGGTTCAGAGGATAATCTTAAAAATGAAATAGATTTTACTTTTGGTGTGGATTTGGCCTCTGGTCCCCTCGGTATTATCAAGAAAACAATCCCTAGTGCGATAACGAAATACGTCAAGGTTGATATTGCACGTATAAAAGGTAAAACAGGCAATCCTAAGGTCTATTTTTTCAGGCCAAAAATCTTTTAA